The following coding sequences lie in one Flavobacterium sediminis genomic window:
- the dapB gene encoding 4-hydroxy-tetrahydrodipicolinate reductase, which translates to MKIALLGYGKMGKVIEGIAIERGHEIVLKKRSQDTFEGLANADVAIDFSVPSSAVENITACLEHNIPVVSGTTGWLEKYNEMVALCKAKNGSFIYGSNFSLGVNIFFELNDYLAKMMANLKEYNVSMEEIHHTQKLDAPSGTAISLAKGIIENSAYTSWTLEKDAQENQIPIDAKRIENVPGTHSIFYDSKVDQIEIKHTAYSREGFALGSVIAAEWLVGKKGVFTMKDVLGLK; encoded by the coding sequence ATGAAAATAGCACTTTTAGGATACGGGAAAATGGGTAAGGTAATTGAAGGAATTGCCATAGAGCGCGGGCATGAAATTGTTTTGAAGAAAAGAAGTCAGGATACATTTGAAGGTCTTGCAAATGCTGATGTTGCTATTGATTTCAGCGTTCCTTCCAGTGCTGTAGAAAACATTACAGCTTGCTTAGAGCATAACATACCTGTTGTAAGCGGAACCACCGGCTGGCTGGAAAAATATAATGAAATGGTCGCTCTATGTAAAGCTAAGAACGGTAGTTTTATATACGGATCAAACTTTAGCTTAGGGGTAAATATCTTTTTTGAACTGAATGACTATTTAGCCAAAATGATGGCTAACTTAAAAGAATATAACGTAAGTATGGAAGAAATTCACCATACTCAAAAATTAGATGCCCCAAGCGGAACAGCCATATCATTAGCAAAAGGAATTATTGAAAATTCTGCTTATACAAGTTGGACTTTGGAAAAAGATGCTCAGGAAAATCAGATACCCATTGATGCCAAACGCATTGAAAATGTTCCCGGTACACACAGTATTTTTTATGACAGCAAAGTAGATCAGATTGAAATCAAACACACAGCTTATAGCCGTGAAGGTTTTGCTTTAGGTTCTGTTATTGCTGCCGAGTGGCTCGTTGGTAAAAAAGGAGTCTTTACAATGAAAGATGTTTTAGGACTTAAGTAA
- a CDS encoding DUF5683 domain-containing protein, whose amino-acid sequence MNLRLTLIFVFIFLWSIDSNAQEEVSIVTKDTVQETINPLSPSKAAFYSAVVPGLGQIYNKKYWKLPLVYGGLAAGIYFYTWNNNKYHEYRDEYKRRLDGTSDPNHPIYAGLDDDRLIRAQKFHQRNRDLSALITAGIYILNIVDANVDAHLMQFNVNDNLSLAPDIHQNQIDYKFNTGVKLTFNF is encoded by the coding sequence GTGAATTTAAGGCTTACATTAATATTCGTTTTTATCTTTCTTTGGAGTATCGATAGTAACGCTCAGGAAGAAGTTAGCATAGTAACAAAAGATACTGTTCAGGAAACCATTAATCCGTTGTCTCCTTCTAAGGCGGCTTTCTATTCAGCTGTCGTTCCCGGATTGGGGCAAATCTATAATAAAAAATACTGGAAACTGCCTTTAGTATACGGAGGATTAGCTGCCGGTATTTATTTTTACACTTGGAATAACAATAAATATCACGAATACAGGGACGAATACAAGCGAAGGTTAGACGGAACTTCTGATCCTAACCACCCAATTTATGCAGGCTTAGATGATGATCGATTGATCAGAGCTCAGAAATTCCACCAACGAAATCGCGATTTATCAGCATTAATAACAGCCGGTATTTACATTTTAAACATTGTTGATGCCAATGTAGACGCTCACTTAATGCAATTTAATGTCAACGACAATCTATCATTGGCTCCGGATATACATCAAAACCAAATTGATTATAAATTCAACACCGGTGTAAAACTCACTTTTAACTTTTAA
- a CDS encoding ParB/RepB/Spo0J family partition protein, which produces MAKAVKKQALGRGLSALLKDPANDIKSAEDAGADKVVGNIIELELDAIEINPFQPRSNFNEETLKELATSIKELGVIQPITVRKLDFNKYQLISGERRLRASKLAGLTTVPAYIRLANDNESLVMALVENIQRHDLDPIEIAISYQRLIDEISLTQEELSERVGKKRSTITNYLRLLKLDPIIQTGMRDGFISMGHGRALINIDDTDVQSDIYHKVVTQNLSVRETEALVKKYHESLKPKTAKANSGSFEVKDTDKKVFTDFFGTKVDVKAATNGKGKITIPFHSEEDFNRILKLIHS; this is translated from the coding sequence ATGGCGAAAGCAGTAAAAAAGCAAGCTTTAGGAAGAGGATTGTCAGCTTTATTAAAGGATCCGGCAAATGATATCAAATCTGCTGAAGATGCCGGAGCAGATAAAGTTGTAGGTAATATTATTGAGCTTGAATTAGATGCAATTGAAATAAACCCTTTTCAACCCAGAAGTAACTTTAATGAAGAAACCTTAAAAGAATTAGCTACTTCAATTAAAGAATTGGGAGTAATTCAGCCTATTACTGTTCGTAAACTGGATTTCAATAAATACCAACTTATTTCTGGGGAACGAAGATTACGCGCTTCTAAATTAGCAGGATTAACAACTGTACCTGCTTACATTCGCCTTGCTAATGACAATGAATCTTTAGTAATGGCACTGGTTGAAAACATTCAACGTCATGACTTAGACCCTATTGAAATAGCGATCTCTTATCAACGATTAATTGATGAGATCAGCCTTACGCAGGAGGAATTGAGTGAACGTGTAGGTAAAAAACGTTCAACGATTACTAATTATCTTCGCCTGTTAAAATTAGACCCGATCATTCAAACCGGAATGAGAGACGGTTTTATTTCCATGGGTCACGGTAGAGCTTTAATCAATATTGATGATACTGATGTGCAAAGTGATATTTACCATAAAGTAGTTACACAAAACCTGTCTGTTCGTGAAACTGAGGCTTTAGTAAAAAAATATCACGAGAGCTTAAAACCTAAAACTGCTAAAGCAAACTCAGGTAGCTTTGAAGTTAAAGACACCGACAAAAAGGTTTTTACAGATTTCTTCGGCACTAAAGTAGATGTTAAAGCTGCTACAAACGGAAAAGGAAAAATCACGATCCCTTTTCATTCTGAAGAAGATTTTAATCGAATTTTGAAACTCATCCATAGTTAG